The Mytilus galloprovincialis chromosome 7, xbMytGall1.hap1.1, whole genome shotgun sequence genome has a window encoding:
- the LOC143082058 gene encoding uncharacterized protein LOC143082058: MQSTMNQASETNKIDNLIQKVDQMFQKMSVLDSLSDNMSKFHSTLNTLVSNVDNVTKRVVEIEQSLEFLNTKYETSKQEHDTVKKDIKEIKQCYTDVSSNITHFCTDLEDLKERHIDLQTRSMRENLVFSGIPQTNPEEESEETEQILINFIKTSLKIESPVEFQRAHRFGKSDKNMRPIVCRFKTFKDREIVRKSAKELKGIKYGISEQYPKEINDRRKVLWPYFKEAKHQRKKAYLKRDKLFIDGTEFIIPDDENEQPTNRKRNTQQTYEQQGAKPKKTQRRPQDGHSRPDHK; the protein is encoded by the coding sequence ATGCAGTCAACGATGAACCAAGCGTCAGAAACAAACAAAATCGATAACTTAATACAGAAAGTCGACCAAATGTTCCAAAAGATGAGCGTTCTCGATTCGCTCTCCGATAATATGAGCAAGTTTCATTCAACATTAAATACACTGGTGTCAAACGTTGACAATGTAACAAAACGAGTCGTCGAAATTGAACAGAGTTTAGAATTCCTAAATACAAAATATGAGACCAGTAAGCAAGAACACGATACAGTTAAGAAagatataaaagaaattaaacaatgtTATACAGATGTGAGTTCAAATATAACACATTTCTGCACGGATCTTGAAGACCTTAAAGAACGTCATATTGATTTACAGACCCGCTCTATGCGGGAAAATCTTGTATTTTCCGGAATACCTCAAACAAACCCTGAAGAAGAAAGTGAGGAAACGGAACAAATactcataaactttataaaaacCAGTTTAAAAATAGAAAGTCCAGTTGAATTCCAACGTGCTCACCGGTTCGGGAAATCCGACAAAAATATGAGACCGATAGTCTGtagatttaaaacatttaaagatCGTGAAATAGTTCGAAAATCAGCGAAAGAGTTAAAAGGAATAAAGTACGGGATAAGTGAACAATACCCGAAAGAAATAAATGACAGGCGCAAAGTACTATGGCCTTACTTTAAAGAAGCTAAACATCAACGGAAAAAGGCGTATCTTAAACGAGACAAACTTTTTATAGATGGTACCGAGTTTATAATCCCAGACGACGAAAACGAGCAACCGACAAATAGAAAACGTAATACACAACAGACGTATGAACAGCAAGGGGCTAAACCTAAGAAGACCCAAAGAAGACCCCAGGATGGACATTCACGACCAGATCATAAATAG